One part of the Halopenitus persicus genome encodes these proteins:
- a CDS encoding Eco57I restriction-modification methylase domain-containing protein, with amino-acid sequence MSDEFVSELHSALCEIHSEVREEGSEFDFRYSLVDHLFTDALGWSRTEGEGHVNFEDDRKDVLCFDDDDPPFPVVVCETKRPSHDLELPDVDQLETYMVGVGSAEYGILTNGHEFRLYEYEPDERTIRAIDGFALDEVVDVEPSGLSPEQREVLEEFEYLRQDRFTNVGDAEYFRRRAREVPVQHQPGTDDEGYELFLDAVKKSLDELSSVMSRFFDDYKERPEDSYPREFLETTFPDWQDWREYTGKSEDAKKTFCRETAYILMNRAMFARIAEDKEIVGQTRLSGRGMAEAVERGDDRPYLDALMDTYDRIDDHYADLYELGIFDWWWVSRDKRQRFGSDEESRQEDLEDDLDYRLGEVFKRLNRFDFEYVNRDILGHVYEDYLPQDERKELGEYYTPIEVIRYMLDEAGYRTGEGIGQEKILDPACGSGGFLTEACERLIQHFINKFGETSVHYLDAEQARTILERVEQNIYGIDINPFAVHITQINLLFRTIDLYDKVTEQDPSYTMDGFQIHVADTLTPTLLEKQEGSTDSESQQSQIQQFANYNGRAQSFLDDRNEVDRIKDEVEFDVVVANPPYVRTQNINGPKEEYAERYASVDSKSFDIYVPFIERGIEWLADDGRLSYICPNRLLTHEYARDIRDTLADEPLTHLIDFTDVEVFDAATPYPCIVSVDRDESPDQDVRCARFAHEREGVLDEIFQSDEWETPDGIDEYDLFTYPKGQMWEDNEDDYLASWKPMPDAERRVFDAIEETSSRRLRQVSDEVFVGIQTSANPVYLGFIEDGGVEGGDDVVQFRAKGDDEAQPIERDILRRLLRGPEIDRWGVDWEGLWLVFPYEVENGDAELMSEEKLRDEYEHTWTFLEDHKDYLQDRDVQDDRWWAFGRRQNVDKMEPDKIMTNIMSSYSRFVADLDGEYYFLGGGNAGGYGVQLMDEYAPSDEEHLYYVALLNSSVLEFYHKHIAPIFGGKYYSYNKRYLEPHPVVLPDDVPSDEVVDLADRIQTARAEITDLEYKTSDIRNYLSEYDRSSTVLDLAQSIELDDDDYRQGPIRRDAQMDVETAEEVYKVVMKRGHEIGFDDERVRDFVFGMLTAQDRRLTRSEVMNMDVPPREDVIELMEHLADDEARIKSLSEEFEERQDELDELILRGVYDFGDRQESVVEEFLEVW; translated from the coding sequence ATGTCTGACGAGTTCGTTTCCGAACTCCATTCTGCCCTCTGCGAGATTCATAGCGAGGTTCGCGAGGAGGGAAGCGAGTTCGACTTCCGGTACAGTCTGGTAGACCACCTGTTCACCGACGCGCTCGGCTGGTCACGCACCGAGGGCGAGGGCCACGTCAATTTCGAGGACGACCGCAAGGACGTCCTGTGTTTCGACGATGATGACCCGCCGTTCCCGGTTGTGGTCTGTGAGACGAAGCGACCGTCCCATGACCTCGAACTCCCCGACGTCGATCAGTTGGAGACATACATGGTGGGCGTCGGGAGCGCGGAGTACGGCATCCTCACCAACGGCCACGAGTTCCGCCTGTACGAGTACGAGCCGGACGAGCGCACAATCCGCGCCATCGACGGCTTCGCGCTTGACGAGGTGGTGGACGTGGAGCCGAGTGGGCTGTCGCCGGAGCAACGCGAGGTGTTGGAGGAGTTCGAGTACCTGCGACAGGATCGGTTCACGAACGTCGGTGACGCGGAGTACTTCCGACGGCGGGCGCGCGAGGTTCCCGTCCAGCACCAACCCGGTACGGACGACGAGGGGTACGAGCTGTTCCTCGACGCGGTGAAGAAGTCGCTGGACGAGCTGTCGAGCGTGATGAGCCGGTTCTTCGACGATTACAAGGAACGACCGGAGGACTCGTATCCCCGCGAGTTCTTGGAGACGACGTTCCCGGACTGGCAGGATTGGCGCGAGTACACGGGCAAGAGCGAGGACGCGAAGAAGACGTTCTGCCGGGAGACGGCGTACATCCTGATGAACCGGGCGATGTTCGCTCGGATCGCCGAGGACAAGGAGATCGTCGGTCAGACGCGTTTGTCGGGACGTGGGATGGCAGAGGCCGTCGAACGCGGCGATGACCGCCCGTACCTCGATGCGTTGATGGACACGTACGACCGGATCGACGATCACTACGCTGACCTGTACGAACTGGGTATCTTCGACTGGTGGTGGGTGAGCCGGGACAAGCGCCAACGGTTCGGTTCTGACGAGGAGAGTCGGCAGGAAGACCTCGAGGATGACTTGGACTACCGACTCGGGGAGGTCTTCAAACGTCTCAACCGGTTCGACTTCGAGTACGTCAACCGCGACATCCTCGGCCACGTCTACGAGGACTACCTTCCACAGGACGAACGGAAGGAGCTCGGTGAGTACTACACCCCCATCGAAGTCATCCGGTATATGCTGGACGAAGCCGGGTACCGGACGGGTGAGGGCATCGGTCAGGAGAAGATCCTTGACCCGGCGTGTGGGAGTGGTGGCTTCCTAACTGAGGCGTGTGAGCGGCTGATTCAACACTTTATCAACAAGTTCGGTGAGACGAGTGTTCACTACCTCGACGCGGAGCAGGCTCGGACGATACTGGAGCGCGTCGAACAGAACATCTACGGCATCGACATCAACCCGTTCGCCGTCCACATCACGCAGATCAACCTGCTGTTCCGCACCATCGACTTGTACGACAAGGTGACGGAGCAAGACCCGTCGTACACGATGGACGGGTTCCAGATTCACGTCGCGGACACGTTGACTCCGACCCTCCTCGAGAAGCAGGAGGGGAGTACGGATAGTGAGAGTCAGCAGTCCCAGATTCAGCAGTTCGCCAACTACAACGGGCGCGCGCAGTCGTTCCTCGACGACCGGAACGAGGTTGACCGAATCAAGGACGAGGTGGAGTTTGACGTCGTGGTGGCGAATCCGCCGTACGTGCGCACGCAGAACATCAACGGGCCGAAGGAGGAGTACGCGGAGCGGTACGCGTCCGTCGACAGCAAGTCGTTCGACATCTACGTGCCGTTCATCGAGCGAGGCATCGAGTGGTTGGCGGACGACGGGCGGTTGTCGTACATTTGCCCGAACCGGCTGCTTACTCACGAGTACGCACGCGACATCCGCGACACGCTCGCCGACGAGCCTCTGACGCACCTCATCGACTTCACCGACGTAGAGGTTTTCGACGCCGCGACGCCGTACCCTTGTATCGTGTCCGTCGACCGTGACGAGTCACCCGATCAGGACGTCCGTTGCGCTCGGTTTGCACATGAAAGAGAGGGGGTGTTGGACGAGATTTTCCAGAGCGACGAGTGGGAGACGCCGGACGGCATCGACGAGTACGATTTGTTCACGTACCCGAAGGGGCAGATGTGGGAGGATAACGAGGACGACTACTTGGCGAGCTGGAAGCCGATGCCGGACGCGGAACGTCGCGTGTTCGACGCCATCGAGGAGACCTCGTCGCGGCGTCTCCGGCAGGTGTCGGATGAGGTGTTCGTCGGTATCCAGACGAGCGCGAACCCGGTGTACCTTGGCTTCATTGAGGACGGGGGTGTTGAGGGTGGTGACGACGTCGTCCAGTTCCGTGCGAAGGGTGACGACGAGGCACAGCCCATCGAACGCGACATCCTTCGTCGACTGCTCCGTGGCCCGGAGATCGACCGTTGGGGTGTTGACTGGGAGGGTCTCTGGCTGGTGTTCCCGTACGAGGTGGAGAATGGTGATGCGGAGTTGATGTCGGAGGAGAAGCTCCGTGACGAGTACGAACACACATGGACGTTCCTCGAGGATCACAAGGACTACCTGCAGGATAGAGACGTGCAGGACGACCGATGGTGGGCGTTCGGCCGGCGGCAGAACGTCGACAAGATGGAGCCGGACAAGATCATGACGAACATTATGAGCAGCTACAGCCGGTTCGTCGCCGATCTGGACGGAGAGTACTACTTCCTCGGTGGTGGGAATGCTGGTGGGTACGGCGTCCAACTGATGGACGAGTACGCACCTTCGGACGAGGAACACCTGTACTATGTCGCGCTTCTGAACTCGTCGGTGTTGGAGTTCTACCACAAGCACATCGCGCCCATCTTCGGTGGGAAATACTACTCGTACAACAAGCGGTACTTGGAACCGCACCCAGTCGTACTCCCGGATGACGTGCCTTCGGACGAGGTTGTTGACCTCGCCGACCGGATTCAGACGGCGCGAGCGGAGATCACCGACTTGGAGTACAAGACCTCGGACATCCGTAACTACCTCTCGGAGTACGACCGCTCGTCCACCGTACTTGACCTTGCTCAGTCCATCGAACTCGACGACGATGACTATCGTCAGGGGCCGATCAGGAGAGATGCACAGATGGATGTCGAGACGGCAGAGGAGGTCTACAAAGTGGTGATGAAGCGGGGGCACGAGATCGGTTTCGATGACGAACGCGTGCGCGACTTCGTGTTCGGGATGTTGACCGCACAGGATAGGAGGTTGACGCGCTCGGAGGTGATGAACATGGACGTGCCGCCGCGTGAGGACGTTATAGAGCTGATGGAGCATCTGGCGGACGATGAAGCCCGCATCAAGTCACTGTCCGAGGAGTTCGAGGAGCGGCAGGACGAACTGGACGAGTTGATTCTCCGGGGTGTGTACGACTTTGGCGACCGGCAAGAGTCGGTTGTTGAGGAGTTCTTGGAGGTCTGGTAG
- a CDS encoding MarR family transcriptional regulator, which produces MQLDSVDSPGAKLVLLYLTEHGPCTPRQLADELDEPLLTILAVLNTLCRDELVERDDGRIRLTD; this is translated from the coding sequence GTGCAACTCGACAGCGTTGACTCGCCCGGGGCGAAACTCGTCCTCCTCTACCTCACGGAACACGGCCCCTGCACCCCACGCCAGCTCGCCGACGAACTTGACGAACCTCTGCTCACCATCCTCGCTGTACTCAACACATTATGTCGAGATGAACTCGTCGAACGCGACGACGGCAGAATCAGACTCACCGACTAA
- a CDS encoding DUF3267 domain-containing protein — protein MTDDDRSIRRFLLATYAIPHELTHYVVARLLGMNPTYHFWEMEVECEGDLTEHPRRWQAMNLAPFLLLPLVYPIQSALLMIGVPAGFPAQIVALAVTFSLALPSGDDSGAARDLSVIASADHSETCECERCGGEAESFVQRTEVVYCDECTLTYDPDVIGDDPDW, from the coding sequence ATGACCGATGATGACCGTTCGATCCGTCGATTCCTACTCGCCACCTACGCGATTCCGCACGAGTTGACGCACTACGTAGTCGCTCGACTTCTCGGGATGAATCCGACGTACCACTTCTGGGAGATGGAGGTTGAATGCGAGGGTGACCTGACGGAGCATCCGCGGAGGTGGCAGGCGATGAACTTGGCACCGTTCCTTCTTCTGCCGCTCGTGTACCCGATTCAGTCGGCCCTCTTGATGATCGGTGTTCCGGCTGGATTCCCCGCGCAGATCGTGGCTCTGGCGGTCACGTTCTCGTTGGCTCTTCCGAGCGGTGACGATTCGGGGGCGGCTCGGGATTTGAGCGTGATTGCGTCGGCTGACCACTCGGAGACGTGTGAGTGCGAGCGGTGTGGTGGCGAAGCCGAGTCGTTCGTGCAGCGGACGGAGGTGGTGTACTGCGACGAGTGTACCCTGACGTACGATCCGGACGTGATCGGCGACGATCCGGATTGGTGA
- a CDS encoding recombinase family protein — MKRAEGYTRLSQSGAEDNIPTQGRLITDYCREHDELELQAIHNDGEHESGYDPDRDAYQSLIDRIRAGNVDAVVVKSLSRLGRDFDERMDLMITMRRRGVELHSHQRDRIDISDPWAAAKEAMLAAADDAKKQAEIEDAIEEIERRIDRGEYQGRPWTGTEFDEESRYLVPANDDEWEAVMAVVEEWEKTGGEASKRGLARETGLSRGTVRRVIDRIDEYCALADGARIGWEGRVIWPDEAPATADD; from the coding sequence GTGAAGCGAGCAGAGGGCTACACCCGACTGTCGCAGTCGGGTGCCGAGGACAACATCCCGACGCAGGGCCGTCTCATTACCGACTACTGTCGGGAACACGACGAGCTGGAACTTCAGGCTATCCACAACGACGGAGAACACGAGAGTGGATACGATCCCGACAGGGACGCCTATCAGTCGCTGATTGACCGGATTCGGGCTGGCAACGTGGATGCGGTTGTCGTCAAGTCCCTCTCCCGTCTTGGGCGCGACTTCGACGAGCGAATGGACTTGATGATCACGATGCGTCGGCGTGGCGTCGAGCTGCACAGCCACCAACGCGACCGGATCGACATCTCCGATCCGTGGGCCGCCGCGAAGGAGGCGATGCTGGCCGCCGCCGACGACGCGAAGAAGCAGGCGGAGATCGAAGACGCCATCGAGGAGATTGAGCGTCGGATTGACCGTGGCGAGTATCAGGGCCGTCCGTGGACGGGTACGGAGTTCGACGAGGAGAGTCGGTACCTCGTGCCCGCGAACGACGACGAGTGGGAGGCCGTGATGGCTGTCGTCGAGGAGTGGGAGAAGACGGGTGGTGAGGCGTCGAAGCGCGGACTCGCCCGGGAGACGGGACTGTCCCGCGGCACGGTTCGGCGAGTCATCGACCGCATCGACGAGTACTGCGCGCTGGCCGACGGGGCGAGAATCGGTTGGGAGGGCCGCGTCATCTGGCCGGACGAGGCTCCCGCGACCGCCGACGACTGA